In the Solibacillus sp. FSL K6-1523 genome, one interval contains:
- a CDS encoding ABC transporter permease — translation MGVVQTGKDEPVYSISYDVKDFNDIMPVSEMLQENKIDSKNAASEVGALQSTFKSLSRLFLTISILILAIGLFISVVLLVKLQNSRFKELGLLAALGFNKSSIQKMILSENVLLSAMAAIFNAVLFGGAYFIGKIFDVAISVSPLQIFVSIVATGILVVIISIFASYKLINTEPAVALRK, via the coding sequence GTGGGAGTAGTTCAAACTGGTAAAGATGAGCCCGTTTATTCTATTAGCTATGATGTAAAAGATTTTAATGATATCATGCCAGTTAGTGAAATGCTTCAAGAAAATAAAATTGACAGCAAAAACGCAGCGAGTGAAGTAGGCGCATTGCAAAGCACATTTAAAAGTTTAAGCCGATTATTCCTGACGATTTCAATTTTGATTTTAGCAATCGGATTATTCATCAGCGTCGTATTGCTAGTGAAACTACAAAATTCAAGATTTAAGGAGTTAGGGCTATTAGCAGCATTAGGCTTTAACAAAAGCTCGATACAAAAAATGATTCTAAGCGAAAATGTTCTTTTATCTGCAATGGCAGCCATTTTCAATGCGGTGCTTTTCGGAGGGGCCTATTTCATTGGTAAGATTTTTGATGTAGCCATAAGCGTTTCACCGTTACAAATTTTTGTTTCGATAGTAGCGACAGGAATTTTAGTTGTGATTATTAGTATTTTTGCGAGCTATAAGTTGATTAATACTGAGCCAGCTGTTGCATTAAGAAAATAA